In the Silene latifolia isolate original U9 population chromosome 1, ASM4854445v1, whole genome shotgun sequence genome, TGTCGCTAATCGTTGTTTTGTTGTGTGGACTATCGTTCTATCTTGGTGGTGTGTACTGTCCTGATAATGATATTACCAGCGTTTTTACTAATTCAGTAACAAAGATTGGATCAGGAGCTACGTCTCTTCAAATAAAATCCTTTTCTTTCCCTGAATGTGGTTCTGATTATCAGGATTATACTCCTTGCACGGATCCAAAGGTATGCCAGTTTCATCAATATGTCAAATATCGAATTTCAATGTCTGGAAAACGATTATGTAAAACGGTCTTATGGTAAATTGGTAGGACAAGGTGTTGGTTCTGACTTCTGTGTTCTAAGTTACTGAAACCTAAAACATCGTCAGTGTTCTATGcataaaatttgttgttacaGTTTCGACCAAGGATCATAGTTATCTTACTGTAGTATGTTGCTTCTCTATGTAGAGATGGAAGAAATACGGTTATCAAAGACTTACGTTCCTAGAACGACATTGTCCACCAATCTTTGAGAGGAAAGAATGCTTAGTTCCCCCGCCAAATGGGTACAAACAGCCAATTCCGTGGCCCAAGAGCAAAAATGAATGTTGGTACAGGTAATAATATATGTTGCTTATTTAATATTTGTACACAATAGAGTAATTAAATTTATAGGTCATTTGAAAACTGACTGACTGACTGACGCGTTTGCAGAAATGTGCCGTATGACTGGATCAACAAACAGAAATCTAATCAGAACTGGTTGAGGAAAGAGGGAGAGAAATTTAAGTTCCCAGGCGGAGGAACAATGTTTCCTAAAGGCGTTAGTCATTATGTAGATCTTATGGTCGACCTGATTCCTCAGATGAAAGATGGAACTGTTCGTACTGCTATCGACACTGGCTGTGGGGTGAGTTCACACGAAGAAGAAAAGATCTATTGTCCATAATTGTAAATATTAATATAGTGTTGTTTTGAATGTAGGTTGCAAGCTGGGGAGGGGATTTGTTGGATCGAGGAATTCTAACTGTTTCTCTAGCGCCAAGGGATAACCATGAGGCACAAGTTCAATTCGCTTTAGAACGTGGTATTCCAGCCATTCTAGGAGTCATTTCAACTCAACGACTACCGTTCCCTTCTAACTCATTTGATATGGCTCACTGCTCCAGGTGCCTCATTCCATGGGCAGAGTTCGGTATGTTACTGTACCACCATTGTCAATGGTGTATAATTGCCTGACATTTTGTTTATGCaagttttattattttttatttttttcctgtAATCTCTGTGGTTTCTTTGTAGGTGGATTATACCTTATGGAAATACACCGTATACTGCGGCCAGGAGGGTTTTGGGTTCTATCTGGACCGCCAGTGAACTATGAGAACCGCTGGCGAGGGTGGAATACCACCATTGAGGAACAAAGATCTGACTACGAAAAACTTCAGGAGCTACTAACTTCTATGTGCTTCGAATTATTCGACAAAAAAGATGATGTTGCTGTATGGAGGAAAGCTTCTGACAACGACTGCTACGATAGCAAACTCGCTAGCCCTGATGCTTATCCTCCAAAGTGCGATGACAGTGTGGAACCAGATGCAGCCTGGTACACCCCTCTTCGAGCCTGTGTGACCGTCCCAGACCCAAAACACAAGAAATTGAGTTTGAAATCAGTGGCAAAGTGGCCTCTTCGTTTGACTGTTGCACCCGATCGCCTGTCAGATGCTGCCGGTGGGAGTGCCGGTGCCTTTAAGCAAGATGACAGTAAGTGGAAGGTCAGGGCAAAGCACTACAAGAAGTTGCTCCCAGTTTTAGGGACTAATAAGATCCGGAATGTCATGGATATGAATACGCTGTATGGAGGTTTTGCAGCTGCTCTGATACAGGACCCTGTATGGGTAATGAATGTTGTGTCGTCTTATAGTCCTAACACGTTGCCCGTTGTTTATGACCGTGGACTCATTGGCGCCTATCACGACTGGTAATTAAATCTCGTCCCTTACAAAGTTACCCGTTACAATATGTCATTTTAGCTTGTGGCAAAAATTTGGGTGAAACGATCTTACTCTTTAGACAGTCAGACGGTATTAGGGTTTGAGGTTGTTCTTTCATAAGATCGTCTCACCTAAACCTTGTTAACCACGGTATCCAATATCGGCTTCTGTTATACTGTGACTGTCACGGTCTTACCACTGTGACTGTCACGGTCTTACTCTTTAGACAGTCATACTGTGACTGTCACGGTCTTACCACTGCACGGACCAGTAGCAGTAACCTTACTAATGGGCCGTGCGTGATTTAGGTGTGAGCCGTTTTCAACCTACCCAAGAACATACGATCTACTTCACATGGACGGCCTCTTTACTGCTGAAAGCCAAAGGTAAAGTCATTAAAGTCGtaaaatttaatctaagaaagtAAAAGAGTTTGTCTGACAGTGATGTGAAATAAAAAAGCAGGTGTGAGATGAAGTATGTGCTCCTAGAGATGGATCGGATCCTACGTCCTGAAGGGTATGTAATAATTAGGGAAACGGGTTATTTCTTAGACGCAATCAGTACCATCGGCAAGGGAATGAAATGGAGTTGCCACAAGGAAGAAACTGAGCATGGTACAGCGAATGAAAAGATATTAATATGTCAGAAGAAGCTTTGGTATGCCAAGAGTTTAAGATGATGATCTATGAGAAAATCGTCTTTAGGGGAGTCCTTAAGGATTTTCCCGAGTTGTGGAAATTATACGCGTATACTTTGTTGCTATACAAAGATAGATCAAAGATCACAGGTAAAGAAACTGAAGCATATACTAAAAAATTCATATAGTACGACCTTGCAGCTGCTTGGAAGTCCGCTGCCCTAAAGCTTCTTGCACGGTGAAGACTGAAGAGGAAGTCGTCCAGTTGATTATGGGAGATGTCGGAGATGGTATTACTGAATTCATCGATTTTTTAGATATTAGAAGTAATAAGTTCTAGTAATTTTTAGGATTTTTTCTAGTTAATCTGTACTGTACGTCGACTTTATGGTTTGTCAAGCATCTTGTTTGCTGGATTATTGAATCGGAAAACTGTGAAAAGGAATTACATGCACTTATTTAGTTTTATTCGCCAGAAATGCTATTTTTTAAATTCGACCCGAGTATGGCTAAAAAATCAGCAAACCTCTCAAGTCACACTAACTTGATTCAACCCGGTGCTCCGTCATAGCTGGTTCTGGCGACATCATTCGTTAAACTTTTGTATTGTTACTAGTATAGAtccccgtgctacagcacggtattttttagttttgttttataaagagacattctcattaaattaattgcataaattacCTGTacatttaatgttataatgtactaatataatcttagtgagaggtagaaaatgaaagtttataatcatcaaaagacactttaagttaagttatttttgtcttaaaccaTTTTTAATTTACTATAAAAATTAACTCTATAATGATATATCATcgcatgaaactaatttatgacattaaactacaattaagtgatgtaaaaatgtaaaatctAATTTAACGCGTACAAACTTTATAACAAAAACAGGTAAAAACAGTATACCGCGCACTTATAAAGATGAATTACGAATAATTagactaatatttttttatttatgattaaaaaaatacataaaaattattacgtcctttaaaatatacaccatatttagagtgtaaatgatgaaggataatataaaaaaacaaatttacataattttagggtgtaagtgatgacaataattatgttaaagaTCGTAAGAAATAggtttgcgtaattttagagtgtaactgatgaaaaataatatatttgaaaattgaaatgattgcataataaattatgcattttaatgaaaaattcacaaatatgaattttaattaaaagattagagtttaattataagaatatattaattgaaaagatacaatgtaatgaatttttttttttacttgttattttatttagttagatgccttttggagggaaaattaagagaatttttattctcttagtagtaggggggattgaGGCGATCAGCTAAGAATGAGTTTAGAAATTCCGTTTAGAAATATCATGGAGTAACAAACTTGTTTcgtttaaaattacaaaaacgaGTTTAGAAATTCCGTTTTTAACAAATATTGCAATTTTTTTTTGCTACCAAAGTCCAATTTCCAGGTCCATTCATCCAAGTGATCGGTCCCAAAACCCGGTACCTTGCACGAGCAGAATCAGAGATTTATCAAGCAGTTAAAAACTCCGACTCCAATAAAATCTATATTCAGATTTCAACGTAAAACCTGGCGGAGTAAATGAAAGAAATAAGGAAAGGTAAACACAATAAAAATTTATTTCGCCAAAATAATTATACGATACAAAATGTATTAATAAGATACATGCTTCAGAAATGTGGGAACGAGTGTCGAGGGTTCTTGCTCTTCAAATTGTCTGCCTCAAGtacataaaaataaaagtaaTTCTCAAGACCCGGAAATACACATTATTTCCCCCTGGAAACAAATCTACATGGTCCTGATAAATAAAGAATGTCTTTAATGTACACAGCAGCTAGCCAAAGGAAAATAATGGGAACTTTTATTGACACCGGAAGACGGGAAAACAGCAGTAAGAGAAAAAATTCCAAAGGCTCATAACAGCTCGGAAGCTGTTGAATTGATTTGATTTGTTTCCATCCATCAGTTTGTTGCATCCCGGCTGTAATATTGGTCAAGGGTTTTTGCTGGGATACGATGGAGAAGCTCACGAGGGAAGATTCTGAGGAGTGTCCATGCCAAATCGAGCGACTGGAAGATGGTTCTAGTGTCATATGCTCCTTGGGTCACAAACTTCCTTTCAAATTTCTCCAAAAATTCCAAGTAGAGCTGATCAAATCAATTAAGACATGAAACATTATTTCTAGACATGGCTACATCGGTATATCAATCATCACAAATTAAATTGTCATATACGACATCATTGGGAGATTATTTTTAATGTCCCTCGTCACTCGAAAAATAATATTTTTCGTTTGGAAATGATGGCCAATTAGGCCAGTTTAAAACTATATGACCGTCTCCTAGGAAAGTCGCGGACCAAAATAGAAGGGAATAAGAAAAGATACCAGATCTTCTGAAGAAAGCGCTTCTTCTCCCACCACAGCTTTCATGGCCTGCACATCCTTTCCAATAGCATAGTTTGCGTACAGCTGGTTCGACACATCAGAATGATCCCTTCGAGTCATACCCTCCCCGATAGCACTCTGCATTTACAGAAAGAGTTCAGAAACAATTTAAGAACCCTCATTGCATGAATCAACATGCCACAAAGGCACAAACAACTGAAGGCTGAAACAAATTGAGATAAACAAAAGCTTAATATATTCTACCTTCATGAGACGGGAAAGTGAAGGAAGGACATTGATTGGTGGATATATCTGCACATGAACAACAGAATGCAACATTACGCTTTATAAAAATATGCTTAAGCTAATCTGTAATTTACATGATTGAATATAACTCAGCATATTAAACCAGGATTCTTATAAGAATACTTGCCTGACGATTGTGCAACTGTCTGTCAATATAGATTTGTCCCTCAGTGATATAACCCGTAAGATCGGGTGTTGGATGTGTAATATCTAGAATGCAGAATCCCATAAAGCATTAGCAACAACATACACAAATCACACACTGCGGAAAAGGAAAGTGTCATCAGTCATTACCATCATTAGGCATAGTCAAGATGGGAATCTGGGTAATAGAGCCTTTTCGGCCTTCAATACGTCCGGCACGTTCATATATAGTGGCCAGATCAGTGTACATATAACCTGGATAACCACGCCTTCCAGGCACTTCTTCTCGGGCAGCTGATACCTGGATTACGGGGAAGATTATCACACACAATAAGTAAACTAGAAGAAATATCTTCAGCCATGCAGTTTGCATAGAATTTGAaggaaaggaagagaaagaaagggaaggtaGGGGAGAAAGAATGGAGGAAGGGAGTTTTCCTCCGATGTATGTTCTataatggaggcttttgatacatTTTGAAGGAGGGAAAATGGATGCCTCTATTTCCCTCCCCCTCCACCCTCCCAATCCTATTCGTTAACAAAGCGAGGAAATTTGTATATCCCCCTTCTGTTTCCCTACATCCAAACAATCCATAAAGCCAAAAAAACACAATATAGGACACACCATATTAAGGGAAAGTGTCTATCAGATGAATGGAATGTTACCTCACGAAGCGCGTCAGCATAAGAACTCATGTCTGTCAAAATGACAAGAACGTGCTTCCCACATTCGTAAGCCAGATATTCGGCTGTGGTCAACGCAATACGGGGTGTAATGATACGC is a window encoding:
- the LOC141593666 gene encoding putative methyltransferase PMT21 → MKYSKDDKPHQPDKGLKIIPLSLIVVLLCGLSFYLGGVYCPDNDITSVFTNSVTKIGSGATSLQIKSFSFPECGSDYQDYTPCTDPKRWKKYGYQRLTFLERHCPPIFERKECLVPPPNGYKQPIPWPKSKNECWYRNVPYDWINKQKSNQNWLRKEGEKFKFPGGGTMFPKGVSHYVDLMVDLIPQMKDGTVRTAIDTGCGVASWGGDLLDRGILTVSLAPRDNHEAQVQFALERGIPAILGVISTQRLPFPSNSFDMAHCSRCLIPWAEFGGLYLMEIHRILRPGGFWVLSGPPVNYENRWRGWNTTIEEQRSDYEKLQELLTSMCFELFDKKDDVAVWRKASDNDCYDSKLASPDAYPPKCDDSVEPDAAWYTPLRACVTVPDPKHKKLSLKSVAKWPLRLTVAPDRLSDAAGGSAGAFKQDDSKWKVRAKHYKKLLPVLGTNKIRNVMDMNTLYGGFAAALIQDPVWVMNVVSSYSPNTLPVVYDRGLIGAYHDWCEPFSTYPRTYDLLHMDGLFTAESQRCEMKYVLLEMDRILRPEGYVIIRETGYFLDAISTIGKGMKWSCHKEETEHGTANEKILICQKKLWYAKSLR